The Nitrospiraceae bacterium genome window below encodes:
- a CDS encoding helix-turn-helix domain-containing protein: MGRLLTLVEASEYLGISKLTLYGWVSARKLRFVKVGRLVKFRQQDLDSWIAQHTVTPRIDCSRSQ; the protein is encoded by the coding sequence ATGGGCAGACTTTTGACATTGGTTGAGGCATCGGAGTATCTAGGCATTTCAAAATTAACCCTTTACGGATGGGTGTCGGCGCGGAAACTCCGGTTCGTAAAGGTCGGCCGTCTGGTTAAATTTAGGCAACAGGATCTCGATAGTTGGATCGCTCAGCACACGGTAACGCCGAGAATCGACTGTTCCCGATCTCAGTAG
- a CDS encoding JAB domain-containing protein → MPFDGHNEVLNSSPRSNSSRTYGIPRYRVTLVREGRALPASGTVQTSVGAAALLRPLFEGLDREHFLICGLDAKHAVIGINIVSIGSLSLAIVHPREVFKPVILMNAGACLCAHNHPSGDITPSQEDLVLTKRLREVADLLGIPLLDHLILGDDRYYSFADQGWPGS, encoded by the coding sequence ATGCCGTTCGATGGTCACAACGAAGTGTTGAACAGTTCACCGCGGTCGAACTCGAGCCGGACGTACGGAATCCCTCGTTACCGCGTGACCCTTGTTCGAGAGGGCCGTGCCCTTCCAGCCTCGGGGACCGTGCAGACGTCCGTGGGAGCCGCGGCCCTCCTCCGGCCCTTGTTCGAGGGCTTGGACCGGGAGCACTTTCTCATCTGTGGCCTGGACGCCAAACACGCCGTCATCGGGATTAACATCGTCTCGATCGGCTCCTTGTCGCTGGCCATTGTCCATCCGCGCGAAGTCTTTAAGCCGGTGATCCTCATGAATGCCGGCGCCTGCCTCTGTGCCCACAACCATCCTTCAGGAGACATCACGCCAAGCCAGGAGGATCTGGTCCTCACGAAGCGCTTGCGCGAGGTCGCCGACCTGCTGGGCATTCCGCTCCTGGACCATCTCATCCTCGGGGACGACCGCTACTATAGCTTTGCGGATCAGGGCTGGCCTGGCAGCTAG
- a CDS encoding helix-turn-helix domain-containing protein, whose amino-acid sequence MGKTLLTIPQLAKVLQISERSVRRAYNKGQIPVERVCRFVRFDLEAVKAALRQNGQGARSTREEGQRSATGGDSRRRAQRTRPRLGKTGASIARKG is encoded by the coding sequence ATGGGGAAGACGTTACTGACGATCCCGCAACTCGCAAAGGTGTTGCAGATTAGCGAGCGATCGGTGCGGCGGGCTTACAACAAAGGCCAAATCCCTGTGGAGCGTGTCTGTCGGTTCGTCCGGTTCGACCTTGAAGCGGTGAAAGCCGCCCTCAGGCAGAACGGGCAAGGAGCCCGGTCGACCAGGGAGGAGGGACAGCGCAGCGCGACCGGCGGCGACAGCCGGCGGCGCGCGCAGCGGACTCGCCCCCGACTCGGTAAGACGGGGGCGTCCATCGCACGGAAAGGGTAG
- a CDS encoding DUF748 domain-containing protein, with protein sequence MAFLSRYRLWLGLTGGLLALYALLGFVGVPFAVTRYVIPSVAETLRHPVLLGGIAFNPFTCTIQLTDFEIQQQDGTPMVGFHELFVNFEATSLVRSAYQFDEIRLTLPYGLLRIQPDGKLNLLGLVPPQPDQAEAPPPVEPKDRRAIPLIEIRELGIHQGVLEFRDETKRRPVAIDVVPIEVTLRNFSTRQGGENAYAFTAEFGQGETLAWEGTLLLDPLESHGKFALSNVKLATFWPSVREQFRFDLTGGAVTVSGNYRFDTNGTPVNFQLSDGRFLLADFSLNEPGDPEPLIAFPSFLVERIDVDLSKRDVGVGVVRLTAPRIRGWREPDGAVNFARLFAPAEGRPTPPADAKPTPPAETGEPVRPWTVLLKEAVIEQGGVAFEDRSVKTPAELTIDDLAVSLKEVQVPLRGAMPLSVSLRVNQTGEIDAKGTVRLDKPAVDLSLSLSHIALRPFQPYLDGVVQAEVTDGEVELFGDVTFRSKPESEPMLRYRGKLGVNNLHVWHRPSDQEMLSWTSLGLKNVLLDVEPTNVKIGEIALKDAAVQLVVAKDGAMNVSNLMVQQDKPAGPAPASPEPASPKRPAAGPTPIVIDTITLSKLAATFTDDSIEPRVATGIYGLSGAIKGLSSKDLAKADVSLTGTVDNVAPVKIQGKINPLSGDAYTDIKVLFQGVDLTVASPYAGKYVGFPLTKGKLSLDLKYELSQKHLSGENKVLVDQLTFGEKTDSPDATSLPVRLAVALLKDRRGRIDIDLPVRGDLNEPDFRYGRMLLNTLVNVVTKVATSPFAALGGLVGGGGDDLQYMEFEPGVGELAQGEHAKLASLAKALEERPALRLEISGSADPKKDRDALALHKIAEELKRRFTQGGKKNLQAALPKERELELLGDLYAEKLGKQATKSEVLPNGKTVVRVLEAEAMQAELVPAMTVDEDELRELARTRAKAVREDLVAQNKVPEDRVFLVEVEVAKGEQDKIRMRLNLTGK encoded by the coding sequence ATGGCCTTTCTTTCCCGATACCGACTGTGGCTGGGTCTGACCGGCGGCCTGTTGGCCCTGTATGCGTTGCTGGGTTTCGTCGGTGTGCCCTTTGCCGTCACGCGTTACGTGATTCCTTCCGTTGCCGAGACGCTCCGGCACCCCGTGCTCCTCGGCGGCATTGCTTTCAATCCCTTCACCTGTACGATCCAGCTGACGGACTTCGAAATTCAGCAGCAGGACGGGACGCCCATGGTGGGCTTTCACGAGCTCTTCGTGAACTTCGAGGCGACTTCGCTGGTCCGGTCGGCCTACCAGTTCGATGAAATTCGGCTGACATTGCCCTATGGCCTTCTGCGCATCCAGCCGGACGGCAAACTCAATCTCCTGGGGCTCGTGCCGCCGCAGCCGGATCAAGCCGAGGCTCCGCCGCCTGTTGAGCCGAAAGACCGCCGCGCAATTCCCTTGATTGAAATTCGCGAACTGGGCATTCATCAAGGGGTGCTGGAGTTTCGGGACGAAACGAAGCGCCGGCCTGTGGCGATCGACGTCGTCCCCATCGAGGTGACATTGCGCAACTTCAGCACAAGGCAGGGGGGCGAAAACGCGTACGCGTTCACGGCGGAGTTCGGGCAGGGTGAGACGCTGGCATGGGAAGGCACGTTGCTCTTGGACCCGCTGGAGTCGCACGGCAAGTTCGCCCTCTCCAATGTCAAGTTGGCGACCTTTTGGCCGAGTGTGCGCGAGCAATTCCGGTTTGATCTCACCGGCGGAGCCGTCACGGTGTCCGGTAATTACCGGTTCGATACGAACGGCACGCCCGTCAACTTTCAATTGAGCGACGGCCGATTCCTTCTCGCCGACTTCAGCCTGAACGAGCCTGGCGATCCGGAGCCGCTGATCGCATTCCCGTCGTTCCTGGTCGAGCGAATCGACGTGGATCTCTCCAAGCGCGACGTCGGGGTGGGGGTGGTGCGTCTGACTGCACCACGGATCCGAGGATGGCGCGAACCGGACGGGGCGGTCAACTTTGCGAGGCTCTTCGCTCCTGCGGAGGGTCGACCAACGCCGCCGGCCGACGCGAAACCGACTCCACCGGCTGAGACAGGCGAGCCGGTACGGCCCTGGACGGTGCTGTTGAAAGAGGCTGTGATCGAGCAGGGAGGGGTGGCGTTTGAAGATCGCTCGGTCAAGACGCCGGCGGAGCTGACGATCGATGACCTTGCCGTGTCGTTGAAGGAAGTGCAGGTTCCGCTTCGGGGCGCAATGCCGTTGTCCGTCAGCCTGCGCGTGAACCAAACCGGAGAGATCGATGCGAAGGGAACCGTGCGACTCGATAAGCCCGCAGTTGACCTGTCACTGTCCTTGTCGCATATCGCATTGCGACCCTTCCAGCCGTATCTTGATGGCGTAGTCCAAGCGGAGGTCACCGACGGTGAGGTGGAACTCTTCGGCGATGTGACGTTCCGGAGCAAACCGGAGTCGGAACCGATGCTGCGGTATCGCGGCAAACTGGGGGTGAACAATCTCCATGTGTGGCATCGCCCCTCGGATCAGGAAATGCTGAGTTGGACGTCGCTTGGGCTGAAGAATGTGCTGCTGGATGTGGAGCCGACGAACGTGAAGATCGGGGAGATCGCCCTGAAGGATGCGGCGGTCCAACTCGTGGTGGCGAAGGATGGCGCGATGAACGTTTCCAACCTGATGGTCCAGCAGGACAAGCCCGCGGGACCCGCGCCTGCTTCGCCTGAGCCGGCTTCGCCCAAGCGGCCTGCCGCCGGCCCGACGCCGATTGTAATCGATACAATCACCTTGTCGAAACTCGCCGCCACCTTCACCGACGATTCGATCGAGCCGAGAGTGGCCACGGGGATCTATGGCTTGAGCGGCGCAATCAAAGGACTGTCCTCGAAGGACCTGGCGAAGGCGGACGTGTCCCTTACCGGCACGGTGGACAATGTTGCGCCGGTCAAGATTCAGGGAAAGATCAATCCGCTGAGCGGCGATGCCTACACGGATATCAAGGTGCTGTTTCAGGGAGTCGATCTCACCGTGGCCTCGCCCTATGCCGGAAAATATGTCGGTTTCCCTCTTACCAAGGGAAAACTGTCGCTGGATCTGAAGTACGAGCTTTCACAAAAGCATCTCAGCGGGGAAAACAAAGTCCTGGTGGATCAGCTCACGTTCGGTGAGAAGACCGACAGTCCCGATGCCACCTCATTGCCGGTACGGTTGGCAGTGGCCCTCCTCAAGGACCGGCGCGGTCGGATCGATATCGATCTCCCGGTTCGTGGTGACTTGAACGAGCCGGACTTTCGCTACGGCCGCATGCTCCTGAATACGCTGGTCAATGTGGTGACGAAGGTGGCCACGTCGCCGTTTGCTGCACTCGGCGGGCTGGTCGGTGGGGGCGGAGACGATCTGCAGTATATGGAATTCGAGCCGGGCGTCGGCGAATTGGCGCAGGGGGAGCATGCCAAACTGGCCTCGCTGGCGAAGGCCCTGGAGGAGCGTCCGGCGCTGAGGCTGGAAATTAGCGGATCGGCCGATCCCAAAAAGGATCGTGATGCGCTGGCTCTGCACAAGATCGCCGAAGAGTTGAAACGGCGCTTTACGCAAGGTGGAAAGAAGAATCTGCAAGCCGCCTTGCCCAAAGAGCGGGAACTAGAACTGCTGGGCGATCTCTACGCGGAAAAATTGGGGAAGCAGGCGACGAAAAGCGAAGTCTTGCCGAACGGGAAGACCGTCGTGCGCGTGTTGGAAGCCGAGGCTATGCAGGCGGAACTCGTGCCGGCCATGACGGTGGATGAGGATGAGTTGCGCGAATTGGCCAGGACCCGCGCGAAAGCCGTACGCGAGGACCTGGTAGCGCAAAACAAGGTTCCGGAAGACCGCGTGTTCCTCGTCGAGGTTGAGGTGGCGAAAGGGGAGCAGGACAAGATTCGGATGCGATTGAATCTGACCGGTAAGTAG
- a CDS encoding site-specific integrase — MGLTKRPDSYYVEFRVIDSEDGKSLVLASGVVGARKKRWKVGCLNKTIAREMEAAIKTRILLGQESSERATPVLFKDWAKTYLDLVEVKSLRSFVGRTHSMAKHLVPYFGHKVLSEIRPQDVETFRAQRKKANGCRASIQTVNHDHIALKHCLNVAIRRGLLQTNPASRVPLPNPENERDRVLTEEEWGRLYQAAKPHLRPILLTAYQLGQRFGEIVGLTWDRVDVKRGFITLRSTDTKTRVGRQVPMTPDVKMMLQRIGRTRSLATRHVFTYKGRPIERISRSFKTALRNAGLTDFRFHDLRHCASTNLRRAGVDTATAMKIVGHKSEKMWKRYNAIEERDLTQAALKVHGYLQQNTPGTLPGVTVERTSRK, encoded by the coding sequence ATGGGACTGACTAAGCGACCAGACAGCTACTATGTTGAATTTCGGGTGATCGACAGCGAGGACGGCAAGTCGCTGGTCCTCGCGAGCGGCGTGGTTGGGGCACGCAAGAAACGTTGGAAGGTTGGGTGCCTCAATAAAACGATTGCTCGAGAGATGGAAGCGGCAATCAAGACCCGCATTCTCCTTGGCCAGGAGTCGAGCGAACGTGCGACGCCCGTTTTGTTCAAGGATTGGGCAAAGACCTATCTGGACCTCGTGGAAGTGAAGTCTCTACGTTCCTTCGTCGGCCGGACCCATAGCATGGCGAAGCATCTTGTTCCCTATTTCGGGCATAAGGTGCTTTCAGAGATCCGGCCTCAAGATGTCGAGACCTTCCGGGCTCAGAGAAAAAAGGCCAACGGTTGCAGGGCAAGCATTCAGACCGTTAACCATGACCACATTGCGCTGAAACACTGTCTGAATGTTGCCATTCGTCGAGGCCTCCTCCAGACGAACCCGGCTTCAAGGGTGCCTCTGCCTAATCCCGAGAACGAGCGTGACAGGGTGTTGACCGAGGAAGAATGGGGTAGGTTGTATCAGGCTGCCAAACCCCATCTTCGTCCTATACTGCTTACGGCGTACCAACTCGGGCAGCGATTCGGTGAGATAGTCGGTCTGACCTGGGATCGCGTGGACGTAAAGCGCGGCTTCATTACTCTTCGCTCGACGGATACTAAGACTAGGGTTGGCCGACAGGTTCCGATGACTCCTGACGTAAAAATGATGCTACAGCGGATTGGGCGGACGAGAAGCCTGGCCACCAGGCATGTCTTCACTTATAAAGGACGCCCTATCGAACGCATCAGTCGATCGTTTAAGACCGCATTGAGGAATGCCGGTCTCACGGATTTTCGATTCCATGATCTTCGGCACTGCGCATCGACGAATCTCAGGAGAGCAGGAGTGGACACCGCAACTGCTATGAAAATTGTTGGGCATAAGTCGGAAAAGATGTGGAAACGATACAATGCGATCGAAGAGAGAGACTTGACTCAAGCGGCCCTGAAGGTTCATGGATACCTCCAGCAGAACACGCCGGGAACACTACCCGGTGTGACCGTTGAGCGAACATCTCGTAAGTAA
- a CDS encoding replication initiation factor domain-containing protein, translating to MSESQGFTQSIDWLSFTVPDMALDEVLIKLGGDWIDSEKGFRGYPVAKLMTQGKGGVGKLGTGAHRNVCEVHVDLSGGIVSQWEETRLKDLLTWIHTHRGHVTRIDVALDDREATVSVATVKAAVDEGKAVTRSTKFKALEASNHRTGVRTGETLYFGSRESQTMLRVYDKRLEMATHGAEDAASYGVRWELEFKAERAQACAKAFLYLDHEDWRSFIVGVLRSYIDFREITREAAPYEKYRAPLLPWWHGLTEGFRRCRLVIQQVQQRLEEVALWLVKAVSPMLAVVVARMGDRFLHDLIYTGTTKWKSKHYALLHERPGGGGTPYVLKAT from the coding sequence ATGTCTGAGTCTCAGGGGTTCACACAGTCGATCGATTGGTTGTCCTTCACCGTGCCCGATATGGCGCTCGACGAGGTGCTGATCAAGCTGGGTGGCGACTGGATCGACAGTGAGAAGGGCTTCCGAGGCTACCCCGTGGCGAAACTCATGACCCAAGGCAAGGGGGGCGTCGGCAAACTCGGGACGGGTGCTCATCGCAATGTGTGTGAAGTCCACGTCGACCTCTCCGGCGGCATCGTCTCCCAGTGGGAGGAGACGCGGCTCAAGGACCTCTTGACCTGGATTCACACCCATCGGGGGCACGTCACCCGGATCGATGTGGCCTTGGATGACCGGGAGGCCACGGTCTCGGTCGCAACGGTGAAAGCGGCCGTCGATGAGGGCAAAGCCGTGACCCGTTCCACGAAATTCAAAGCCCTGGAGGCCTCGAATCATCGCACGGGCGTCCGGACGGGCGAGACGCTGTACTTCGGCAGCCGTGAGAGTCAGACGATGCTGCGCGTGTATGACAAGCGGCTCGAGATGGCAACCCATGGAGCAGAAGATGCCGCGTCCTACGGGGTCCGCTGGGAACTGGAATTTAAAGCCGAACGGGCACAAGCCTGCGCCAAAGCCTTCTTGTACCTCGATCACGAAGACTGGCGATCGTTCATCGTCGGCGTCTTGCGGTCCTATATCGATTTTCGGGAGATCACGCGGGAGGCGGCGCCCTATGAAAAGTATCGGGCCCCGCTGCTGCCCTGGTGGCACGGGCTCACCGAAGGCTTCCGGCGCTGCCGGCTCGTGATCCAGCAGGTCCAGCAACGGCTCGAAGAGGTCGCCCTGTGGCTCGTCAAGGCGGTCAGCCCCATGCTCGCGGTCGTCGTCGCCCGGATGGGCGATCGGTTTCTCCATGACCTGATCTACACCGGCACGACCAAGTGGAAGTCCAAGCACTATGCGCTGCTGCATGAACGACCTGGCGGAGGAGGCACCCCCTATGTCCTCAAGGCGACCTAA